From Streptomyces cyaneogriseus subsp. noncyanogenus, the proteins below share one genomic window:
- a CDS encoding Dyp-type peroxidase, which yields MTSRRKLLTVSAATAAGAGGLTAVGVTSLPNGSSNRQKKAPAHLRGVVPLPYAQFISFDITGESERVDALRAAHQAIMAIDGGSVAAWLALGEGVFASSTNKPRHLKRMPSFAGDVLDPVRSHGDLILHITGSSARVVQQAVEQTLRALPQQQVRWRADGTRPENRIENGRGLSRNPFHFTEGHGNPGTAAEITERATVRDYQGEPSWAIGGSYEVIRIIRLATDFWGRDTIEEQERIIGRRKEGRWLDGTPSTERAIFAADPHGKTTPLDAHVRRAAPDRRNPPPTVRRSYNYHRGPDEQGLIFSCFQSDLKKGFEAVQRRLQGEALAKYTLTVGGGYFFVPPPGDAWLRATAD from the coding sequence ATGACCAGTAGACGCAAGCTGCTAACCGTCTCGGCGGCAACGGCCGCTGGAGCCGGCGGTCTTACCGCTGTCGGCGTCACATCCCTGCCTAACGGCTCGTCCAACCGACAGAAGAAGGCGCCAGCCCATCTGCGCGGAGTGGTGCCGCTGCCGTATGCGCAGTTCATCTCATTCGACATCACTGGGGAGAGCGAACGCGTCGACGCGTTGCGCGCCGCACATCAAGCCATCATGGCGATTGACGGTGGCAGCGTCGCCGCGTGGCTGGCACTGGGCGAAGGCGTATTTGCCTCTTCCACAAACAAGCCGCGGCACCTGAAGCGGATGCCATCGTTTGCAGGTGACGTACTGGACCCTGTTCGGTCACATGGCGACCTCATACTCCACATTACTGGATCCTCAGCCCGTGTTGTACAGCAGGCCGTCGAACAGACACTGCGTGCACTGCCACAACAGCAGGTGCGCTGGCGCGCGGACGGCACTCGTCCTGAAAACCGCATTGAAAACGGCCGAGGCCTCTCCCGTAACCCGTTCCACTTCACCGAAGGGCACGGAAACCCCGGCACCGCGGCCGAAATCACCGAACGCGCGACCGTCAGGGATTATCAGGGTGAGCCCTCTTGGGCCATCGGAGGCAGCTATGAGGTAATCCGGATCATCCGGCTCGCCACCGACTTCTGGGGCCGGGACACCATCGAGGAACAGGAACGCATCATCGGCCGACGCAAGGAAGGCCGGTGGCTGGACGGCACACCCAGCACCGAACGGGCCATATTCGCCGCCGATCCTCACGGTAAGACCACTCCACTCGATGCACACGTACGCAGAGCAGCACCCGACCGTCGCAATCCTCCCCCGACGGTCCGACGCAGCTACAACTACCACCGAGGCCCCGACGAGCAAGGGCTAATCTTTTCCTGCTTTCAAAGTGACTTGAAGAAGGGCTTTGAAGCGGTACAGCGCAGGCTGCAAGGCGAGGCCTTGGCCAAGTACACACTCACCGTCGGAGGCGGCTATTTCTTCGTCCCGCCACCCGGCGACGCATGGCTCCGTGCGACCGCAGATTGA
- a CDS encoding IS5 family transposase (programmed frameshift), with translation MSVRLVITDAMWDRIEPLMPADPVRGRRWADHRRTLEAIAWKYRTNSPWRDLPDELGSFQTAHKRLIRWAVDGTWEMILAAVLAAADADDDIDWTVSVDSTVVRAHQHAAGALKRGRPSRGEPADHALGRSRGGLSTKVHLAADGRARPLAFTVTAGQAGDAPAFETVMSRIRVPRRGPGRPRTRPLAVLADRAYSSRAIRAHLRRRGIRAVIPQPSDQVGHRLRRGRLGGRPPGCDSEAYKQRNSVERCINRLKQWRGLATRTDKLAIAYQAALHLAGILIWTRR, from the exons GTGTCCGTCCGATTAGTGATCACCGATGCGATGTGGGACCGGATCGAGCCGCTGATGCCGGCGGATCCGGTCCGCGGGCGGCGGTGGGCCGACCACCGCCGCACTCTTGAGGCCATCGCGTGGAAGTACCGCACCAACTCGCCCTGGCGGGACCTCCCCGACGAGCTCGGCTCCTTCCAGACCGCTCACAAGCGGCTGATCAGATGGGCCGTCGACGGCACCTGGGAGATGATCCTCGCCGCCGTCCTGGCGGCGGCGGACGCCGACGACGACATCGACTGGACGGTGTCGGTGGACTCCACGGTCGTCCGGGCCCACCAGCACGCTGCCGGAGCGCTCAAAAGGGGGCGCC CCTCCCGCGGCGAGCCCGCCGATCACGCGCTCGGACGCTCCCGCGGCGGGCTGAGCACCAAGGTCCACCTGGCCGCTGACGGCCGCGCGCGGCCCCTCGCCTTCACCGTCACCGCAGGCCAGGCAGGTGATGCACCCGCCTTCGAGACGGTGATGTCGCGGATCCGCGTGCCCCGCAGGGGCCCGGGCAGGCCACGGACCCGGCCCCTGGCCGTTCTGGCCGACCGCGCGTATTCCTCACGTGCCATCCGCGCCCATCTGCGGCGCCGGGGCATCCGTGCGGTCATCCCGCAGCCGTCCGACCAAGTCGGCCATCGTCTGCGGCGAGGCCGACTCGGCGGCCGTCCGCCCGGCTGCGACAGCGAGGCATACAAGCAGCGGAACAGCGTCGAGCGGTGCATCAACCGCCTCAAGCAGTGGCGCGGCCTGGCTACACGAACCGACAAGCTCGCGATCGCCTACCAGGCCGCACTCCATCTCGCGGGCATCCTCATATGGACCCGACGCTGA
- a CDS encoding IS5 family transposase, which yields MQPRRRYPSDLSDARWELIRPTLQAWRDARAGIRRPTHSLRDLMDAILYVDRTGIPWRYLPHDFPPHQTVYGYFAKWEADGIFDQLTGLLRRLVREDEGRDARPSACLLDSQTVKTSANVHLADQGFDPAKRIAGRKRHVVTDTLGLLLAVLVTSAAVHDSTAGTHLLDHIATHHPRVSKALADSGYKNAVIEHAATRGIDLEVVHRTPGSHTFTVQPRRWVIERTLGWLMHHRRLARDYETHPHRSAAMIHIAAIDLMSRRLTHEATPNWRDT from the coding sequence ATGCAGCCCCGGCGACGCTACCCCAGCGACCTGTCCGACGCCCGATGGGAACTCATCCGCCCCACCCTCCAAGCCTGGCGAGACGCCCGAGCCGGCATTCGCCGCCCCACCCACAGCCTGCGCGACCTCATGGACGCCATCCTCTACGTCGACCGCACCGGCATCCCCTGGCGCTACCTCCCCCACGACTTCCCACCCCACCAGACCGTCTACGGCTACTTCGCCAAGTGGGAAGCCGACGGCATCTTCGACCAGCTCACCGGGCTCCTGCGCCGACTCGTCCGCGAAGACGAAGGACGCGACGCCCGCCCCAGCGCCTGCCTCCTCGACTCGCAGACCGTCAAGACCTCCGCCAACGTCCACCTCGCCGACCAGGGCTTCGACCCCGCCAAAAGGATCGCCGGACGCAAACGCCACGTCGTCACCGACACCCTCGGCCTCCTCCTCGCCGTCCTGGTTACATCCGCCGCCGTCCACGACTCCACCGCCGGCACCCACCTCCTGGACCACATCGCCACCCACCACCCCCGCGTCTCCAAAGCCTTGGCCGACTCCGGCTACAAGAACGCCGTCATCGAACACGCCGCCACCCGCGGCATCGACCTCGAAGTCGTCCACCGCACCCCAGGAAGCCACACCTTCACCGTCCAGCCCCGCCGCTGGGTCATCGAACGCACCCTCGGCTGGCTCATGCACCACCGCCGCCTCGCCCGCGACTACGAAACGCACCCACACCGATCAGCCGCCATGATCCATATCGCCGCCATCGACCTCATGAGCCGCCGACTCACCCACGAAGCCACCCCTAACTGGCGCGACACCTGA
- a CDS encoding helix-turn-helix transcriptional regulator codes for MMLLTTGQVAEELGCAVTTFRRLVQAGLLPGLSRRGVRVMTPLSVVQALSARPSAALQQLDVKEVPVLRVDVAKPVDDPEREWIGFTASLGPEDLLKALRGWWRCDPASVAAAGVLPVTLSGYVVAVLTGLERWERNAEGRYAFPDARLAGYVTDLATPRLTITARTNRDRKLAELLLGTRLASHSGGAIAYVPTTSTD; via the coding sequence ATGATGCTGCTGACGACCGGGCAGGTAGCCGAGGAACTCGGTTGCGCTGTTACGACGTTTCGCCGCCTCGTACAGGCAGGGCTACTGCCGGGGCTTTCCAGGCGCGGGGTTCGTGTCATGACTCCGCTCTCTGTCGTACAGGCGCTCAGCGCACGCCCCTCTGCTGCCCTGCAGCAGCTCGACGTCAAAGAGGTCCCTGTACTGCGGGTTGACGTCGCCAAGCCGGTCGATGACCCTGAGCGGGAGTGGATCGGCTTCACTGCTTCCCTTGGCCCCGAGGACCTCCTCAAGGCACTACGAGGCTGGTGGCGGTGTGATCCCGCCAGCGTCGCAGCCGCAGGCGTGCTGCCGGTGACCCTGTCCGGCTATGTCGTGGCCGTGTTGACGGGTCTGGAGCGGTGGGAGAGGAACGCTGAGGGCCGCTACGCCTTCCCCGATGCCCGCCTGGCTGGCTACGTCACCGACCTGGCCACCCCCCGGCTCACCATCACTGCCCGCACCAACAGGGACCGAAAACTCGCTGAACTCCTGCTGGGCACACGGCTCGCCTCCCACTCCGGTGGAGCGATCGCGTATGTCCCCACGACCAGCACGGACTGA
- a CDS encoding GNAT family N-acetyltransferase — protein MTIALAAPGDGRAAVALGALAVSGHGAAPSALAQAIDTHGGQVPLPFGRGRCLIARIGGTVAGMVYTTPAIRWIQEHPPAQRAALVHSLVEIELLAVAESHRGQGIGTELLATAEETARSAGSHLALAKVRIGAFATMRWYRKRGYTIAAQAEPVIFRTRAGFESCDDGSDGYQLAVKTLQPGVVLRRRSERGSSMLVAEHVASNPGNR, from the coding sequence ATGACCATCGCCCTTGCAGCCCCGGGCGACGGGCGAGCGGCAGTAGCGCTGGGCGCCCTCGCCGTCAGCGGCCATGGAGCGGCTCCATCAGCCCTGGCCCAGGCCATCGACACGCACGGCGGGCAAGTGCCTCTGCCCTTCGGCCGTGGCCGCTGTCTGATCGCGCGCATCGGGGGCACCGTGGCGGGGATGGTGTACACGACGCCTGCCATCCGGTGGATCCAGGAGCATCCGCCCGCCCAGCGGGCCGCTCTGGTTCATTCACTCGTCGAGATCGAGCTCCTGGCCGTCGCTGAATCCCACCGCGGCCAGGGCATCGGCACCGAGCTGCTCGCCACGGCCGAGGAGACAGCCCGCAGCGCCGGCAGCCACCTGGCCCTCGCCAAGGTCCGGATCGGCGCCTTCGCCACGATGCGCTGGTACCGCAAACGCGGCTACACCATTGCCGCCCAAGCAGAACCGGTGATATTCCGCACCCGAGCGGGATTCGAGTCCTGCGACGACGGGTCGGACGGCTACCAGCTCGCAGTGAAGACTCTCCAGCCAGGCGTGGTCCTACGCCGCCGTTCGGAACGTGGCTCCTCCATGCTCGTCGCGGAACACGTTGCCTCAAACCCGGGCAACCGATGA